A single Candoia aspera isolate rCanAsp1 chromosome 5, rCanAsp1.hap2, whole genome shotgun sequence DNA region contains:
- the NUMA1 gene encoding nuclear mitotic apparatus protein 1, which produces MALHSTRASALLAWVNSLKLDDAVSSLSQLQDCSVFLRIISKIHGTEEGQAALQQSVPERVAHVIGFLEKLCKHKSASQSLVSEEKLLAAKELELAKVLMLLLYYASMSDKIPREWTTLEYDLQAEIAKFLDFMLYNEDCLSEDLENFLQNKMPPSSSTSSASSEESTPPKQGVPFLKLHKIASSSSMNKLLPGSSTSPIGEIMQTPQFQMRRLKKLLEAERENRDELEHELAENRKLIDEKDTRILMMKQRIDRLTLLQERQAADQREPKEVEELREKNESLLMRLHETLKQCQDLKTEKGQMDRKISQLSEENGDLAFRLREFARTLTEMQEATNEMCEEHSAALKEWEEQRSRLDADLHSALSEKRCLEERAEILQGKISLLEDQLAKLTETSSLPVKGEVMGDVLKLEGLNQQVASLSSKQAELQATVLRLEEEKRLLEANLQAERSSFEAEKLQLTGLLSELQNSSAEISRAKEKLEQDCRAQEECLVAQANTLTAEIAKLTGFLRQRDEELLALHQRAEAERNQSSQLAEDWQKKEQMSRAAVEELSRQVDQLSHSLKQSNEKVAQVEAASQEEYNRIAQEKELAVRQLQEKEVEASSLAERLQALEQARSTFALETQQEKAEMSQKIQALEARALALAAQCQQSEAHVGAIPALKSQLREAQQKLAEKEKLAKENTRLQERLMVLEESVRNTEGILEDEKRRAAESLEGNLRQIAELEEQIQKLAKHKDQAVQEMAEEKAKRQALEGQMQRLEDESRNRLGELQHQLAELSAAKRELTEPAGLEQTTRVLGVGQEQAGQKKLELEAQLKSLTAQHQEALAALHARLSRAVTQAKEKADSEEKLQAEVAALQEKMAAARQEAARDVAQVKKDGHKAAQALEAATRSLAEERLRRDELEARVKQLGEQSSRDLTAAESGLSSLRSALGEKEQEVDRFAAQVKALKATLEQAVQQQKRELARREEEARRLAGEEERARAELATEKAQKAALEVQLQNATNEHRVEVSGLQEEVARAQDLVGEKERELEELRLKNVSRCEELRDLQKTVSKLKGELASVEALKEREAKMEGELQGFLEVARTREAEIDGMKAAILSKDASLRGLEEQRRRWDEERASLRQLREKQLQDGEVLRRQVGKLEKQCREQQSTVAKLERVAAASKEQQQAEAEVLKREAGQQKQRASELERLLEASTATLETLKRELLDAREELARSREAMSGAEEELASLRASAQEKDRLEESWKEQVSRYRQEAERKASHIGSLEQDRSILRRQLLEKEAEGKDLRRLVMAESEKSKKLEERLRLLQSEMATAAARAVERCSAMKAEAQGSQEQAEKLRLSVEALKKELNVLSRREEDLCKELKSWQEKTFQKEQLLTGQQQELAGAQALMGELMPIKRLYQQLQAEQASQADKHRAEVEQLQKTAGALQAELSRAKLELAELLSVKERVLKQEHILQQLQVENSSYVERLATLQQAHTQLAEENRELTERASRGRQCLDLELAQAKQRHILELEAARLDSEKLVAGSKREAEEAQKKLEVVAKMYEDTKHQLVVQAEKLEAHQREQAKQVDELKEKLAQQEKAGQAHQQKAQAHKEELLSETRRLKQETADLQAQLAQKEQAAEHYKAQMEKAKTHYDAKKQQNQELLEKLKGLEQLEKENTELRAESERLAQELQRTARQATESELGLKSLTSQVRVLQAQLDFADRQLRERGKVHAALETFRQSSADISTDSLDLSTSDEGQPLNSTSRKTRRSLSESGAAESSKASQQLPRKIESLESLYFTPIPTRARSKLENSIGSMGDSALDSGQKALSGRRRTTQLINITMIKKHPKPEAPDSTNESFVSLQSSGSGDSGWSQESVKTRLRSAAAASSTRSLASLPSQESLSRLNASPPDGTAGNAALKSLPGYRPATRSSLRSSQAGGASTGRSSFYAGSCDDEPEQLEGWNRIAELQQRNRVCPPHLKTCYPLESRPSQLLTAITDEEMMMGDPKETLRRASMLPSQVAEGPNTRRSTLSATWATGGVATRQQRKRLSDEPQTGPGTPEPKKSASCFPRPQTPKGRTEDRKHGALLGGKKRKAQPADKQPERRQSLAFSILNTPKKLGNSLLRRGANRKVTPKSSPRGGSRRSPRTAATSKGKASSKSPN; this is translated from the exons GTTGCTCCCTGGCTCCTCCACTTCCCCCATAGGGGAGATCATGCAGACCCCCCAGTTTCAGATGAggaggctgaagaagctgctggAAGCTGAGCGAGAGAACCGTGACGAGCTGGAGCATGAACTGGCAGAGAATCGAAAGCTCATCGATGAGAAAG ACACGCGCATCCTGATGATGAAGCAGCGGATTGACCGCCTAACTCTGCTCCAGGAGCGACAGGCGGCTGATCAGCGGGAgcccaaggaggtggaagagctccGAGAAAAGAACGAAAG CCTCCTCATGCGCCTGCACGAGACGCTGAAGCAGTGCCAAGATCTGAAAACAGAAAAGGGGCAGATGGACCGGAAGATCAGCCAGCTCTCTGAGGAGAACGGGGACCTCGCCTTCCGA CTCCGGGAATTTGCTCGCACCTTGACAGAGATGCAAGAAGCCACGAACGAGATGTGTGAAGAGCACAGTGCGGCCCTGAAGGAATGGGAGGAGCAGAGGAGCCGCCTGGATGCAGATCTGCACAGTGCCCTTAGTGAAAAG AGATGCCTGGAAGAGAGAGCGGAGATTCTGCAGGGGAAAATCTCTCTGCTGGAGGATCAGCTGGCTAAGCTGACCGAGACCAGTTCCCTGCCGGTGAAAGGAGAGGTCATGGGCGACGTCTTAAAG CTCGAAGGCCTGAATCAGCAAGTGGCGAGCCTCAGCAGCAAGCAGGCCGAACTGCAGGCAACTGTCCTTCGTCTTGAGGAAGAGAAGCGCCTTCTCGAGGCCAACCTCCAGGCAGAAAGGAGCAGCTTTGAAGCTGAGAAACTCCAGCTGACAGGCCTCCTGTCGGAGCTGCAGAATTCCAGTGCTGAAATTTCCCGAGCCAAGGAGAAACTGGAGCAGGACTGCCGGGCCCAAGAGGAATGCTTGGTGGCTCAAGCCAACACCCTCACAGCAGAAATTGCAAAGCTGACGGGCTTCCTTCGCCAGAGGGACGAGGAGCTGCTGGCTTTGCATCAGCGGGCGGAAGCGGAGCGGAACCAGAGCAGCCAGTTGGCTGAAGACTGGCAGAAGAAGGAGCAGATGTCCCGGGCGGCGGTCGAAGAACTGAGCCGCCAGGTGGATCAGCTGAGCCACTCCCTGAAGCAGAGCAACGAGAAGGTGGCCCAGGTGGAAGCAGCCAGTCAGGAAGAGTACAACAGGATAGCCCAGGAGAAGGAGCTGGCCGTGAGGCAGCTCCAGGAGAAGGAGGTAGAAGCGTCTTCCCTGGCAGAACGGCTGCAGGCTCTGGAGCAGGCCCGGAGCACTTTTGCTCTGGAGACCCAGCAGGAGAAAGCCGAGATGAGTCAGAAGATCCAGGCGCTGGAGGCTCGGGCTCTGGCCCTCGCCGCCCAGTGCCAGCAGAGCGAGGCCCACGTGGGAGCCATTCCGGCCCTGAAAAGCCAGTTGCGAGAAGCTCAgcagaagctggcagagaaggagaAGCTGGCCAAGGAAAACACCCGCCTCCAGGAGCGGCTGATGGTCCTCGAGGAGTCCGTCCGCAACACGGAAGGCATCCTGGAGGACGAGAAGAGGCGGGCGGCGGAGTCTCTGGAGGGCAATCTCCGGCAAATAGCGGAGCTGGAGGAGCAGATCCAGAAGCTGGCCAAGCACAAGGACCAGGCTGTGCAGGAAATGGCCGAGGAGAAGGCCAAGAGGCAGGCTTTGGAGGGCCAAATGCAGCGCCTGGAGGATGAATCCAGGAACAGGCTGGGAGAGCTCCAGCATCAGCTGGCTGAGTTGTCTGCTGCCAAAAGGGAGCTGACCGAACCTGCTGGGCTAGAGCAGACCACCAGAGTCCTTGGCGTGGGCCAGGAGCAGGCGGGCCAGAAGAAGCTGGAGCTGGAAGCCCAGCTGAAAAGTCTCACTGCCCAGCACCAAGAAGCCCTGGCTGCTCTCCATGCCAGGCTGTCTCGTGCTGTGACCCAGGCCAAGGAGAAGGCCGACTCGGAAGAGAAGCTCCAAGCTGAGGTGGCCGCTCTGCAAGAGAAGATGGCTGCGGCACGCCAGGAGGCAGCCAGGGATGTGGCCCAGGTGAAGAAAGACGGGCACAAGGCAGCCCAGGCCCTGGAAGCGGCCACTCGAAGCCTGGCTGAAGAGAGACTCAGGAGAGATGAGCTGGAAGCCAGAGTGAAGCAGCTGGGGGAGCAGAGCAGCAGAGACCTGACCGCTGCAGAGTCCGGCTTGTCCAGCCTCCGGTCCGCTCTGGGGGAGAAAGAGCAGGAGGTGGACCGGTTCGCTGCCCAGGTGAAGGCGCTGAAGGCCACGCTGGAGCAGGCCGTGCAGCAGCAGAAACGTGAGCTGGCCCGGCGGGAGGAGGAGGCCCGGCGGCTGGCCGGGGAGGAGGAACGGGCCAGGGCCGAGCTGGCGACAGAGAAGGCCCAGAAGGCGGCCCTTGAGGTGCAGCTGCAGAACGCCACGAACGAGCACCGGGTGGAGGTCTCGGGCCTGCAGGAGGAGGTGGCCAGGGCCCAGGATTTGgtgggggagaaggagagggagctgGAGGAACTGCGGCTGAAGAACGTCTCCCGCTGCGAGGAGCTGCGGGACCTGCAGAAGACAGTGAGCAAGCTGAAAGGGGAACTGGCCTCGGTGGAGGCCCTGAAGGAGAGGGAAGCCAAGATGGAGGGCGAGCTGCAGGGGTTCCTGGAGGTGGCCAGGACCCGGGAAGCAGAGATCGACGGCATGAAGGCCGCGATCCTCTCCAAGGACGCATCGCTCAGAGGCCTGGAGGAGCAGAGGCGCcgctgggacgaggagcgtgccTCCCTCCGGCAGCTGCGTGAGAAGCAGCTGCAGGACGGCGAAGTGCTCCGCAGGCAGGTCGGCAAGCTGGAGAAGCAATGCAGGGAGCAGCAGAGCACCGTCGCCAAGCTGGAGAGGGTGGCGGCGGCCTCCAAGGAGCAGCAGCAGGCGGAGGCGGAAGTGCTGAAGCGGGAGGCGGGGCAGCAGAAGCAGAGGGCCTCCGAGCTGGAGAGGCTCCTGGAGGCCTCCACGGCCACCCTGGAGACCTTGAAGAGGGAGCTCCTCGACGCCAGGGAGGAGCTGGCCCGGAGCAGGGAGGCCATGTCGGGAGCGGAGGAAGAGCTGGCGTCCCTGCGTGCCTCGGCTCAGGAGAAGGACCGATTGGAGGAGAGCTGGAAGGAGCAAGTGTCCCGGTACCGCCAGGAGGCCGAGAGGAAGGCCAGCCACATCGGCAGCTTAGAGCAGGACCGGTCCATTCTGCGCAGGCAGCTGCTGGAGAAGGAGGCCGAGGGCAAGGACCTGCGGCGCCTGGTCATGGCGGAGTCCGAGAAGAGCAAGAAGCTGGAGGAGAGGCTGAGGCTGCTCCAGTCCGAGATGGCCACTGCGGCGGCCCGAGCGGTGGAGAGGTGCTCGGCTATGAAGGCAGAGGCCCAGGGCTCCCAGGAGCAGGCCGAGAAGCTGAGGCTGTCCGTGGAGGCCCTGAAGAAGGAGCTGAATGTGCTCTCCAGGCGGGAGGAGGACCTCTGCAAAGAGCTCAAGTCCTGGCAGGAGAAGACTTTCCAGAAGGAGCAGCTGCTCACAGGTCAGCAACAGGAGCTGGCAGGCGCCCAGGCCCTGATGGGAGAGCTGATGCCCATCAAGCGCTTGTACCAGCAGCTCCAGGCTGAGCAGGCCTCCCAGGCGGACAAGCATCGAGCAGAGGTGGAGCAGCTGCAGAAGACCGCCGGGGCCCTGCAGGCGGAACTGAGCAGAGCCAAGCTGGAGCTGGCGGAGCTGCTCTCCGTAAAGGAGAGGGTCCTCAAACAGGAGCACATTCTCCAGCAGCTTCAGGTGGAGAACAGCAGCTACGTGGAGCGCCTGGCCACCCTCCAGCAGGCTCACACGCAGCTGGCCGAGGAGAACAGGGAGCTGACGGAGAGAGCCAGTCGTGGGCGGCAGTGCCTGGATCTGGAGCTGGCCCAGGCCAAGCAGAGGCACATTCTGGAGTTGGAGGCTGCCAGGTTGGACTCTGAGAAGCTGGTGGCTGGGAGCAAGCGGGAGGCTGAGGAGGCCCAGAAGAAGCTGGAGGTGGTGGCTAAGATGTACGAGGACACCAAGCACCAGCTGGTGGTTCAG GCAGAGAAGCTGGAGGCACATCAGCGAGAGCAAGCTAAGCAG gtGGATGAGCTGAAAGAAAAGCTGGCTCAACAAGAGAAGGCTGGCCAGGCCCATCAGCAGAAAGCCCAG gCGCACAAAGAGGAGCTCCTGTCAGAGACGAGGCGGCTGAAGCAGGAGACGGCGGACCTTCAGGCTCAGCTGGCGCAGAAGGAGCAGGCCGCCGAGCACTACAAGGCTCAG ATGGAGAAGGCCAAGACGCACTACGATGCCAAGAAGCAGCAGAACCAGGAGCTCTTGGAGAAGCTGAAAGGCCTGGAGCAGCTGGAGAAGGAGAACACCGAGCTGAGGGCAGAATCGGAGCGCCTTGCCCAGGAGCTGCAGCGCACGGCTCGGCAGGCCACGGAGTCGGAGCTGGGCCTGAAGAGCCTCACCAGCCAGGTCCGGGTCCTGCAGGCGCAG CTGGACTTTGCAGACCGCCAGCTTCGAGAGCGGGGCAAGGTCCACGCGGCCCTGGAGACCTTCAGGCAGAGCTCAGCCGACATCAGCACGGACAGCCTGGACCTGAGCACCAGTGACGAAGGGCAGCCACTTAACTCCACCAG CAGGAAGACCCGCCGTTCTCTGTCGGAATCTGGGGCGGCGGAGTCGTCTAAGGCATCGCAGCAGCTTCCCCGCAAGATAGAGTCCTTGGAGAGCCTCTATTTCACGCCAATCCCCACCCGGGCACGGTCCAAGCTGGAGAACAGCATTGGCTCCATGGGCGACTCTGCCTTGGATTCGGGACAGAAAGCTCTCTCTGGCCGCCGGCGCACCACACAGCTGATCAACATCACCATGATCAAA AAACACCCCAAGCCGGAAGCTCCAGACAGCACAAATGAGTCCTTCGTCAGCCTGCAGTCCTCGGGGTCGGGGGACAGTGGCTGGAGCCAGGAGTCGGTCAAGACCCGCCTGCGCTCGGCGGCCGCAGCCTCCTCCACCCGCTCACTGGCGAGCCTCCCCTCCCAGGAGTCCCTCAGCAGGCTGAACGCCTCTCCCCCTGACGGCACGGCCGGCAACGCCGCACTGAAGAGCCTGCCTGGCTACCGTCCTGCAACCCGCAGTTCTCTGAGAAGCTCCCAAGCTGGGGGTGCCAGCACTG GCCGCAGCAGCTTCTACGCCGGCTCCTGCGATGACGAGCCCGAGCAGCTGGAGGGCTGGAACCGCATCGCCGAGCTCCAGCAGCGCAACCGGGTGTGTCCGCCTCACCTGAAGACTTGCTACCCCCTGGAGTCCCGG CCCTCTCAGCTGCTGACGGCCATCACGGACGAAGAGATGATGATGGGGGACCCCAAGGAGACGCTCCGGCGGGCCAGCATGCTGCCCTCTCAGGTTGCCGAGGGCCCCAACACCCGCCGCAGCACACTGAGCGCCACTTGGGCCACAGGAGGGGTTGCCACGCGGCAGCAGCGGAAGCGCCTTTCAGACGAACCCCAGACAGGGCCAGGGACTCCTGAG CCCAAGAAATCGGCTAGTTGCTTCCCCCGGCCGCAGACTCCCAAAGGGCGGACCGAGGATCGCAAGCATGGGGCCCTCCTGGGAGGCAAGAAGCGCAAAGCCCAGCCGGCAGACAAGCAG CCTGAGAGGCGTCAGTCGCTGGCGTTCAGCATTCTGAACACACCGAAGAAACTGGGGAACAGCCTCTTGCGCCGTGGGGCCAATCGGAAGGTGACTCCTAAAAGCTCCCCCCGAGGTGGCAGCCGGAGGTCTCCCAGGACAGCTGCGACTTCGAAGGGCAAg GCCAGCTCCAAGTCGCCGAATTAa